A single window of Ananas comosus cultivar F153 linkage group 17, ASM154086v1, whole genome shotgun sequence DNA harbors:
- the LOC109723226 gene encoding protein FAR1-RELATED SEQUENCE 5-like isoform X2 yields the protein MFGDDPTVGMSFSNEEEAYQFYNAYARKVGFSIRKSHTKRRSDKSLRHKLFVCSKEGQTIVEPTAKDHKSRANRREGCLARVGFTINRGNVWTIQKVILDHTHACASPTKRHMLRSQRKITPAQRVLIDQMNSAGIKPSRVCNFFQEAIGAENVGFTQMDNDNSVNGKRAKYLNGRDAQTLMEELEKKCNEDPSFFSSIQIHETGQVANFFWADGRSILDYAHFGDVVCFDPTFQTNKYDMSFAPILGVNNHKQTIIFGAALLCDETTESFIWFLQTFLKCMSNKHPITIFTNQCKGMCKAIATVLPNTKHRLCIWHIFQNANINLGHIISNHPKFSMALKDCIYEARSVKKLEEKWLAMLKDYDLEGDLWLENLYAIRERWSEVHCHESFCAEITSTQSCESLNNHLKNTFSKKLSLGEFMKEYERSIKRLREKELSEDFKSRQSKPIPFLTNVPILITAANAYTLTMFRDFEVECKKLAYSSCELLDSEGLLKTYRVCEFGSEDGGVVTFNLEDHSVSCSCRNFEYAGFLCSHALKILHENKIYDLQNRYILKRWTNYAKEGSTIACQPMDSMNGLETLPSLYTRVSRKALTIAVKSSACREALLYLEENLNKIEKGSEEIIQKARLNEYKEYS from the exons ATGTTCG GAGATGATCCTACGGTGGGAATGTCTTTTAGCAATGAAGAAGAGGCCTACCAATTCTACAATGCATATGCTAGAAAAGTTGGGTTTAGTATTCGAAAAAGTCATACCAAAAGGAGGAGCGACAAAAGTTTGCGACACAAGTTATTTGTGTGCAGTAAGGAAGGGCAAACAATAGTCGAACCAACTGCGAAAGATCATAAAAGCCGTGCAAATCGTAGAGAAGGATGCTTAGCTCGTGTTGGGTTTACTATAAATAGAGGAAATGTTTGGACTATTCAAAAGGTGATATTGGATCATACCCATGCATGTGCTAGTCCGACTAAAAGACACATGCTTCGGTCGCAAAGAAAAATAACACCAGCACAGCGTGTTTTGATTGATCAAATGAATAGTGCCGGGATTAAACCTTCTCGAGTATGCAATTTCTTTCAAGAAGCTATTGGAGCCGAAAATGTAGGGTTCACTCAAATGGATAATGATAACTCTGTAAATGGTAAAAGAGCCAAATATTTGAATGGAAGGGATGCTCAAACTTTAATGGAAGAATTAGAAAAGAAGTGTAATGAGGATCCATCATTTTTCTCTTCTATTCAAATTCATGAAACAGGTCAAGTGGCTAATTTTTTTTGGGCAGATGGTCGATCAATTCTTGATTATGCACATTTTGGTGATGTTGTATGTTTCGACCCCACCTTTCAAACTAACAAGTATGACATGTCGTTTGCACCTATTCTTGGCGTGAATAATCATAAGCAAACGATTATATTTGGAGCAGCATTATTGTGTGATGAGACGACCGAATCCTTTATATGGTTTCTCCAAACATTTCTTAAGTGTATGtccaacaaacatcctattacAATATTCACAAATCAATGCAAAGGCATGTGCAAAGCAATCGCAACGGTCCTCCCAAATACTAAACATAGGTTGTGTATTTGGCATATTTTTCAAAATGCCAACATCAACCTTGGTCACATCATCAGCAATCATCCAAAATTCTCTATGGCATTGAAGGATTGCATCTATGAAGCTCGATCGGTCAAGAAATTGGAGGAAAAATGGCTTGCtatgttgaaggattatgacctTGAGGGAGATCTATGGTTGGAAAACTTATATGCTATTCGTGAAAGATGGTCCGAAGTACACTGCCATGAATCATTTTGTGCTGAAATTACGAGCACACAAAGTTGCGAGAGCTTGAATAATCATTTGAAGAATACATTTAGCAAGAAATTATCTCTTGGAGAGTTTATGAAAGAATATGAACGATCTATCAAGCGTCTCCGAGAGAAAGAGTTGAGTGAAGATTTCAAGTCAAGGCAATCTAAGCCGATCCCATTTTTGACGAATGTGCCCATTTTGATCACCGCGGCTAATGCTTACACATTGACTATGTTCAGGGATTTTGAGGTTGAATGTAAAAAATTGGCATATTCAAGTTGTGAATTGTTGGACTCAGAAGGATTGCTGAAAACATACAGAGTATGTGAGTTTGGATCTGAGGACGGGGGTGTTGTCACATTCAATTTGGAAGATCATAGTGTGTCATGCTCATGTAGAAATTTCGAATATGCCGGTTTTTTATGTTCACATGCTTTAAAGATATTACATGAAAACAAAATATACGATCTTCAGAACCGCTACATACTAAAGAGATGGACTAACTATGCTAAAGAAGGTAGTACAATCGCCTGCCAACCTATGGATAGTATGAATGGTTTGGAGACCCTTCCATCACTTTATACCAGAGTTTCTCGAAAGGCCCTTACCATTGCTGTTAAGAGCTCTGCTTGTAGAGAGGCACTTCTTTATTTGGAGGAGAATCTCAATAAGATAGAAAAAGGATCTGAGGAAATTATACAAAAAGCCAGGTtaaatgagtataaagaatattcttga
- the LOC109723226 gene encoding protein FAR1-RELATED SEQUENCE 5-like isoform X1, which translates to MEEIPISVHKVCISPKTRPFEHIPSNSGPPSLNKNLIIPTPSPIDSQMQYTLGDDPTVGMSFSNEEEAYQFYNAYARKVGFSIRKSHTKRRSDKSLRHKLFVCSKEGQTIVEPTAKDHKSRANRREGCLARVGFTINRGNVWTIQKVILDHTHACASPTKRHMLRSQRKITPAQRVLIDQMNSAGIKPSRVCNFFQEAIGAENVGFTQMDNDNSVNGKRAKYLNGRDAQTLMEELEKKCNEDPSFFSSIQIHETGQVANFFWADGRSILDYAHFGDVVCFDPTFQTNKYDMSFAPILGVNNHKQTIIFGAALLCDETTESFIWFLQTFLKCMSNKHPITIFTNQCKGMCKAIATVLPNTKHRLCIWHIFQNANINLGHIISNHPKFSMALKDCIYEARSVKKLEEKWLAMLKDYDLEGDLWLENLYAIRERWSEVHCHESFCAEITSTQSCESLNNHLKNTFSKKLSLGEFMKEYERSIKRLREKELSEDFKSRQSKPIPFLTNVPILITAANAYTLTMFRDFEVECKKLAYSSCELLDSEGLLKTYRVCEFGSEDGGVVTFNLEDHSVSCSCRNFEYAGFLCSHALKILHENKIYDLQNRYILKRWTNYAKEGSTIACQPMDSMNGLETLPSLYTRVSRKALTIAVKSSACREALLYLEENLNKIEKGSEEIIQKARLNEYKEYS; encoded by the exons ATGGAGGAGATTCCTATAAGTGTGCACAAAGTATGCATTAGCCCGAAAACTAGGCCTTTCGAGCATATACCGTCTAATTCCGGACCGCCAAGTTTGAATAAAAATCTTATTATACCTACTCCGTCACCg ATTGACTCTCAAATGCAATATACCCTAGGAGATGATCCTACGGTGGGAATGTCTTTTAGCAATGAAGAAGAGGCCTACCAATTCTACAATGCATATGCTAGAAAAGTTGGGTTTAGTATTCGAAAAAGTCATACCAAAAGGAGGAGCGACAAAAGTTTGCGACACAAGTTATTTGTGTGCAGTAAGGAAGGGCAAACAATAGTCGAACCAACTGCGAAAGATCATAAAAGCCGTGCAAATCGTAGAGAAGGATGCTTAGCTCGTGTTGGGTTTACTATAAATAGAGGAAATGTTTGGACTATTCAAAAGGTGATATTGGATCATACCCATGCATGTGCTAGTCCGACTAAAAGACACATGCTTCGGTCGCAAAGAAAAATAACACCAGCACAGCGTGTTTTGATTGATCAAATGAATAGTGCCGGGATTAAACCTTCTCGAGTATGCAATTTCTTTCAAGAAGCTATTGGAGCCGAAAATGTAGGGTTCACTCAAATGGATAATGATAACTCTGTAAATGGTAAAAGAGCCAAATATTTGAATGGAAGGGATGCTCAAACTTTAATGGAAGAATTAGAAAAGAAGTGTAATGAGGATCCATCATTTTTCTCTTCTATTCAAATTCATGAAACAGGTCAAGTGGCTAATTTTTTTTGGGCAGATGGTCGATCAATTCTTGATTATGCACATTTTGGTGATGTTGTATGTTTCGACCCCACCTTTCAAACTAACAAGTATGACATGTCGTTTGCACCTATTCTTGGCGTGAATAATCATAAGCAAACGATTATATTTGGAGCAGCATTATTGTGTGATGAGACGACCGAATCCTTTATATGGTTTCTCCAAACATTTCTTAAGTGTATGtccaacaaacatcctattacAATATTCACAAATCAATGCAAAGGCATGTGCAAAGCAATCGCAACGGTCCTCCCAAATACTAAACATAGGTTGTGTATTTGGCATATTTTTCAAAATGCCAACATCAACCTTGGTCACATCATCAGCAATCATCCAAAATTCTCTATGGCATTGAAGGATTGCATCTATGAAGCTCGATCGGTCAAGAAATTGGAGGAAAAATGGCTTGCtatgttgaaggattatgacctTGAGGGAGATCTATGGTTGGAAAACTTATATGCTATTCGTGAAAGATGGTCCGAAGTACACTGCCATGAATCATTTTGTGCTGAAATTACGAGCACACAAAGTTGCGAGAGCTTGAATAATCATTTGAAGAATACATTTAGCAAGAAATTATCTCTTGGAGAGTTTATGAAAGAATATGAACGATCTATCAAGCGTCTCCGAGAGAAAGAGTTGAGTGAAGATTTCAAGTCAAGGCAATCTAAGCCGATCCCATTTTTGACGAATGTGCCCATTTTGATCACCGCGGCTAATGCTTACACATTGACTATGTTCAGGGATTTTGAGGTTGAATGTAAAAAATTGGCATATTCAAGTTGTGAATTGTTGGACTCAGAAGGATTGCTGAAAACATACAGAGTATGTGAGTTTGGATCTGAGGACGGGGGTGTTGTCACATTCAATTTGGAAGATCATAGTGTGTCATGCTCATGTAGAAATTTCGAATATGCCGGTTTTTTATGTTCACATGCTTTAAAGATATTACATGAAAACAAAATATACGATCTTCAGAACCGCTACATACTAAAGAGATGGACTAACTATGCTAAAGAAGGTAGTACAATCGCCTGCCAACCTATGGATAGTATGAATGGTTTGGAGACCCTTCCATCACTTTATACCAGAGTTTCTCGAAAGGCCCTTACCATTGCTGTTAAGAGCTCTGCTTGTAGAGAGGCACTTCTTTATTTGGAGGAGAATCTCAATAAGATAGAAAAAGGATCTGAGGAAATTATACAAAAAGCCAGGTtaaatgagtataaagaatattcttga
- the LOC109723226 gene encoding protein FAR1-RELATED SEQUENCE 5-like isoform X3 has product MSFSNEEEAYQFYNAYARKVGFSIRKSHTKRRSDKSLRHKLFVCSKEGQTIVEPTAKDHKSRANRREGCLARVGFTINRGNVWTIQKVILDHTHACASPTKRHMLRSQRKITPAQRVLIDQMNSAGIKPSRVCNFFQEAIGAENVGFTQMDNDNSVNGKRAKYLNGRDAQTLMEELEKKCNEDPSFFSSIQIHETGQVANFFWADGRSILDYAHFGDVVCFDPTFQTNKYDMSFAPILGVNNHKQTIIFGAALLCDETTESFIWFLQTFLKCMSNKHPITIFTNQCKGMCKAIATVLPNTKHRLCIWHIFQNANINLGHIISNHPKFSMALKDCIYEARSVKKLEEKWLAMLKDYDLEGDLWLENLYAIRERWSEVHCHESFCAEITSTQSCESLNNHLKNTFSKKLSLGEFMKEYERSIKRLREKELSEDFKSRQSKPIPFLTNVPILITAANAYTLTMFRDFEVECKKLAYSSCELLDSEGLLKTYRVCEFGSEDGGVVTFNLEDHSVSCSCRNFEYAGFLCSHALKILHENKIYDLQNRYILKRWTNYAKEGSTIACQPMDSMNGLETLPSLYTRVSRKALTIAVKSSACREALLYLEENLNKIEKGSEEIIQKARLNEYKEYS; this is encoded by the coding sequence ATGTCTTTTAGCAATGAAGAAGAGGCCTACCAATTCTACAATGCATATGCTAGAAAAGTTGGGTTTAGTATTCGAAAAAGTCATACCAAAAGGAGGAGCGACAAAAGTTTGCGACACAAGTTATTTGTGTGCAGTAAGGAAGGGCAAACAATAGTCGAACCAACTGCGAAAGATCATAAAAGCCGTGCAAATCGTAGAGAAGGATGCTTAGCTCGTGTTGGGTTTACTATAAATAGAGGAAATGTTTGGACTATTCAAAAGGTGATATTGGATCATACCCATGCATGTGCTAGTCCGACTAAAAGACACATGCTTCGGTCGCAAAGAAAAATAACACCAGCACAGCGTGTTTTGATTGATCAAATGAATAGTGCCGGGATTAAACCTTCTCGAGTATGCAATTTCTTTCAAGAAGCTATTGGAGCCGAAAATGTAGGGTTCACTCAAATGGATAATGATAACTCTGTAAATGGTAAAAGAGCCAAATATTTGAATGGAAGGGATGCTCAAACTTTAATGGAAGAATTAGAAAAGAAGTGTAATGAGGATCCATCATTTTTCTCTTCTATTCAAATTCATGAAACAGGTCAAGTGGCTAATTTTTTTTGGGCAGATGGTCGATCAATTCTTGATTATGCACATTTTGGTGATGTTGTATGTTTCGACCCCACCTTTCAAACTAACAAGTATGACATGTCGTTTGCACCTATTCTTGGCGTGAATAATCATAAGCAAACGATTATATTTGGAGCAGCATTATTGTGTGATGAGACGACCGAATCCTTTATATGGTTTCTCCAAACATTTCTTAAGTGTATGtccaacaaacatcctattacAATATTCACAAATCAATGCAAAGGCATGTGCAAAGCAATCGCAACGGTCCTCCCAAATACTAAACATAGGTTGTGTATTTGGCATATTTTTCAAAATGCCAACATCAACCTTGGTCACATCATCAGCAATCATCCAAAATTCTCTATGGCATTGAAGGATTGCATCTATGAAGCTCGATCGGTCAAGAAATTGGAGGAAAAATGGCTTGCtatgttgaaggattatgacctTGAGGGAGATCTATGGTTGGAAAACTTATATGCTATTCGTGAAAGATGGTCCGAAGTACACTGCCATGAATCATTTTGTGCTGAAATTACGAGCACACAAAGTTGCGAGAGCTTGAATAATCATTTGAAGAATACATTTAGCAAGAAATTATCTCTTGGAGAGTTTATGAAAGAATATGAACGATCTATCAAGCGTCTCCGAGAGAAAGAGTTGAGTGAAGATTTCAAGTCAAGGCAATCTAAGCCGATCCCATTTTTGACGAATGTGCCCATTTTGATCACCGCGGCTAATGCTTACACATTGACTATGTTCAGGGATTTTGAGGTTGAATGTAAAAAATTGGCATATTCAAGTTGTGAATTGTTGGACTCAGAAGGATTGCTGAAAACATACAGAGTATGTGAGTTTGGATCTGAGGACGGGGGTGTTGTCACATTCAATTTGGAAGATCATAGTGTGTCATGCTCATGTAGAAATTTCGAATATGCCGGTTTTTTATGTTCACATGCTTTAAAGATATTACATGAAAACAAAATATACGATCTTCAGAACCGCTACATACTAAAGAGATGGACTAACTATGCTAAAGAAGGTAGTACAATCGCCTGCCAACCTATGGATAGTATGAATGGTTTGGAGACCCTTCCATCACTTTATACCAGAGTTTCTCGAAAGGCCCTTACCATTGCTGTTAAGAGCTCTGCTTGTAGAGAGGCACTTCTTTATTTGGAGGAGAATCTCAATAAGATAGAAAAAGGATCTGAGGAAATTATACAAAAAGCCAGGTtaaatgagtataaagaatattcttga
- the LOC109723509 gene encoding chloride channel protein CLC-a-like: MGESSDTISEPAAAATTHVELDGGEDEQDPESNSLHQPLLKRSPTLSASHLAMVGAKVSHIESLDYEINESYLFKHDWRRRSNVQVLQYVFGKWTLAFLVGLLTGVIASLINLAIENIAGIKMLHVGKYVREERYITGFVYLTGLNFVLTTVAAALCVVFAPTAAGPGIPEIKAYLNGVDTPNMFGVSTLIVKIIGSIGAVSAGLDLGKEGPLVHIGACLANLLSQGGSENYHLKWRWLRYFKNDRDRRDLITCGASSGVCAAFRSPVGGVLFSLEEVATWWRSALLWRTFFSTAVVVVVLRGFMEFCNSGKCGLFGRGGLILFDVSNVTVTYHINDLLPVAAVGVIGGLLGSLYNHLLHKVLRLYNMINEKGRLAKLALSLSVCLFTSICLYFLPFLAPCTPCDPSIQEACPTTGRSGNFKQFNCPSGHYNDLASLLHATNDDAVRNIFSTSTPTEFRVVSLLIFFVLYCILGLITFGIAVPSGLFLPIILMGSAYGRLLGVALGSYTNIDQGLYAVLGAAALMSGSMRMTVSLCVIFLELTNNLLLLPITMFVLLIAKTVGDAFNLSIYEIILELKGLPFLEANPEPWMRNITVGELAAAKPCLVSLQVVEKVSRVVDVLRSTSHNGFPVVDEGVPSPTRTNAAVTEVHGLVLRSHIIAVLKKKWFLKEKRRTEEWEVRDKFTSVDLAEKGARIEELEITDEEMEMYIDLHPFTNTTPYTVVETMSVAKAMVLFRQVGLRHLLIVPKYQGAGITPIVGILTRQDLRAHNILNAFPHLANKRDEKRTTSS; this comes from the exons ATGGGGGAAAGCTCAGATACAATCTCAGAGCCTGCAGCTGCAGCAACAACTCATGTAGAATTGGATGGAGGAGAAGATGAGCAAGACCCAGAAAGCAACTCTCTTCATCAGCCACTGCTGAAGAGAAGCCCAACCCTCAGTGCAAGCCATTTGGCCATGGTTGGAGCAAAAGTGTCGCATATCGAGAGCTTGGATTACGA GATCAATGAAAGCTATCTCTTCAAGCATGATTGGAGGAGAAGATCGAATGTCCAAGTGCTTCAGTACGTGTTCGGCAAATGGACACTCGCCTTCCTCGTCGGGCTCCTCACCGGAGTAATCGCCTCCCTCATTAACCTCGCGATCGAGAACATCGCGGGGATCAAAATGCTGCACGTCGGGAAGTATGTGAGAGAAGAAAG GTACATAACAGGCTTCGTGTACTTAACAGGATTGAATTTTGTTCTTACCACTGTTGCTGCGGCTCTTTGTGTTGTTTTCGCTCCGACCGCGGCAGGCCCCGGTATACCAGAAATTAAAGCATACCTCAATGGTGTCGATACTCCGAACATGTTTGGTGTATCCACTCTGATTGTCAAG ATCATCGGAAGCATAGGAGCCGTGTCAGCAGGGCTAGACCTCGGGAAAGAAGGGCCGCTAGTACACATTGGTGCTTGCCTCGCCAACCTGCTGAGCCAAGGCGGATCGGAAAACTACCACCTCAAATGGCGATGGCTTCGATACTTCAAGAACGACCGCGACAGAAGGGACTTAATCACGTGCGGTGCTTCATCCGGGGTCTGCGCTGCCTTTCGATCGCCGGTGGGGGGTGTTCTGTTCTCGCTGGAAGAGGTGGCCACATGGTGGAGGAGCGCATTGCTATGGAGAACTTTCTTCAGCACGGCGGTGGTTGTGGTGGTGCTGAGGGGCTTCATGGAGTTCTGCAATTCCGGAAAATGCGGCCTGTTTGGCAGGGGAGGACTCATCCTCTTCGACGTAAGCAACGTCACCGTGACTTACCATATAAATGACCTTCTTCCGGTCGCTGCAGTTGGCGTAATAGGCGGACTACTCGGAAGCCTGTACAACCATCTTCTCCACAAAGTTCTCAGACTCTACAACATGATCAATGA GAAAGGAAGATTGGCGAAGCTGGCGCTAAGCTTGAGTGTATGTTTGTTCACTTCAATCTGCCTTTACTTCCTGCCTTTTCTTGCACCATGCACACCCTGTGACCCCTCCATCCAAGAGGCCTGCCCCACCACAGGGAGAAGTGGAAACTTCAAGCAATTCAACTGCCCGAGCGGCCACTACAACGACCTCGCGAGCCTCCTCCACGCGACGAATGATGATGCGGTCCGCAACATATTCTCCACATCCACCCCGACCGAATTCCGCGTGGTCTCCCTCCTCATATTCTTCGTTCTTTATTGCATTCTCGGCCTCATCACTTTCGGCATTGCTGTCCCCTCTGGGCTTTTCCTACCAATCATCCTCATGGGCTCAGCTTACGGCCGCCTCCTCGGCGTCGCGCTGGGCTCTTACACTAACATCGACCAAGGCCTCTACGCAGTGCTAGGGGCGGCGGCTCTGATGTCCGGTTCGATGCGAATGACCGTCTCTCTTTGCGTCATCTTCCTCGAGCTCACCAACAATCTGTTGCTTCTGCCGATCACCATGTTCGTGTTGCTGATCGCCAAGACTGTTGGTGATGCCTTCAACCTGAGCATTTACGAGATAATACTTGAACTCAAGGGGCTACCATTTTTAGAAGCCAATCCTGAGCCGTGGATGAGGAACATCACAGTCGGAGAGCTGGCCGCAGCGAAGCCTTGTTTGGTGAGTCTTCAGGTCGTCGAGAAGGTATCCAGAGTTGTCGACGTACTGAGATCCACTAGCCATAATGGCTTCCCAGTTGTTGACGAAGGAGTGCCGTCCCCTACCAGAACGAATGCAGCGGTGACGGAAGTACACGGTTTGGTTCTTCGGTCGCACATTATTGCAGTTCTGAAGAAGAAATGGTTCttgaaagagaagaggaggaccGAAGAATGGGAGGTCAGAGACAAGTTCACTTCGGTCGATTTAGCAGAGAAAGGAGCCAGAATTGAGGAGCTAGAAATTACCGACGAAGAGATGGAGATGTACATTGATCTGCATCCTTTTACGAACACAACACCCTATACTGTCGTCGAGACCATGTCGGTCGCCAAGGCCATGGTGCTCTTTCGACAAGTCGGTCTCCGGCATTTGTTGATTGTTCCAAAGTACCAAGGAGCTGGG ATCACGCCAATCGTGGGAATCCTAACAAGGCAGGATCTGAGAGCCCACAACATCTTGAATGCCTTCCCTCATTTAGCGAATAAGAGAGACGAAAAGAGAACTACCAGCTCCTAG